From one Lineus longissimus chromosome 3, tnLinLong1.2, whole genome shotgun sequence genomic stretch:
- the LOC135484747 gene encoding axin interactor, dorsalization-associated protein-like, giving the protein MTTPSVDERNIDQLVVSWEKTFKSGTDYDTWGQPVEATGIYQRLSKCIKEYTCAESETFTDEQKKILNKVAACLELRSGALVDPGFIKGISLEDLKKIESNLKQLVDSKPREFPVDVVAAQAHMHAQAAKRRSDAPLPLIRPQVHVDEDEDPEAVKSHGSLLPQPIPQEGMTTVTVRIEKIGLKEAAQFIDSFITVSVKDSHGVDVTSRQDTPITSQKDDQYIIFSVDVHIQRHLELMPKGFAIFFEFNHYKPKKKIVSTKCWTFLENDEIKEGPLALELYKKPTDKRRKRLGLLTVKPLFLHLKISLNV; this is encoded by the exons ATGACTACCCCAAGTGTTGATGAGAGAAATATTGACCAGCTCGTTGTAAGCTGGGAAAAGACCTTCAAGAGTGGAACAGATTATGATACATGGGGCCAACCTGTTGAAGCCACAGGAATATATCAGAG ATTATCAAAGTGCATTAAGGAATATACATGTGCTGAAAGCGAAACCTTCACTGATGAGCAAAAG AAAATCCTAAACAAGGTAGCGGCATGTTTAGAGCTGAGAAGCGGGGCGCTGGTTGATCCTGGCTTCATCAAGGGCATATCACTGGAAGACTTGAAGAAAATAGAATCAA ATCTCAAGCAGCTTGTTGACAGTAAGCCCAGGGAGTTCCCTGTGGATGTTGTGGCTGCTCAAGCTCACATGCATGCTCAGGCTGCTAAAAG GCGATCTGATGCTCCGCTTCCTCTGATTCGACCTCAAGTTCATGTGGATGAGGATGAAGACCCAGAGGCAGTTAAAT CTCATGGTAGTTTACTGCCACAGCCGATTCCACAGGAGGGAATGACCACTGTCACTGTCCGCATAGAAAAGATTGGCCTGAAAGAAGCTGCACAGTTCATAGATTCGTTCATCACTGTCTCAGTTAAAG ACTCCCATGGTGTTGATGTCACATCTCGTCAGGATACTCCCATCACCTCGCAGAAGGATGACCAGTATATCATATTCAGTGTCGATGTGCACATTCAGAGACATTTAGAGCTGATGCCTAAAG GTTTTGCGATCTTCTTTGAGTTCAATCATTACAAGCCAAAGAAGAAGATCGTCAGCACCAAATGTTGGACGTTCCTTGAGAATGATGAAATAAAGGAGGGGCCACTGGCACTTGAACT ATACAAAAAACCAACAGATAAGAGGCGGAAGAGACTGGGGTTGCTGACAGTCAAACCGTTATTCCTGCATTTAAAGATCTCACTGAATGTCTGA
- the LOC135484380 gene encoding uncharacterized protein LOC135484380, producing the protein MPSTVSEDLLQPGSVVKDRWKVTKKIGGGGFGEIYEGLDLVSKETVALKLESSKQPKQVLKMEVAVLKKLQGKDHVCRFIGCGRNDRFNYVVMTLQAKNLAELRRSQPRGVFSTSTTLRLGRQILEAIESIHSVGFLHRDVKPSNFAIGRLPINAKKVYMLDFGLARQYTNTAGEVRAPRAAAGFRGTVRYASVNAHKNREMGRHDDLWSLFYMLVEFVIGQLPWRKIKDKEQVGVMKEKYDNYLLLKHMPSEFKTFLDHIASLDYFDKPDYQMLHSLFDQCMRRKGIRDGDPFDWEKGCGDGSLTTTTTTTPPVGTRETRGVAGLVQGLNTPGGSHRYATDMNVDENLSDQGDEQPPDGVEKLRRNVHDMILNSRPVDSLLASPKKLPPLPDTVDVEVVDAPRSSRLEPPTKDLVDQKSDKPVDADGSSKIPQKRQSPIGHIRPDSHLVMLDSQLRNILKSVREDSQHSNSVSDRQKHVKIQGLPLEQKGAKTDSGAPDQGHEQNTARRSLSPLVKKETVRQTVAGSHSFPEGLKSIEGKVALPPGGSQKDELPLHMQHELLREELDVNGANLDKDGMFVARDDGLVDFMGQEGGEEEGAKESLAKEIMSQEEGAVGGFKGVRMRENPPQAGGAVRFSIHFEDDGKSQTNALGDDFMTNAYVDDNATRAAPYTLASQWVVSSVSSGDEEEDGDKTRDVDKLEDDQASKLSQQNSNEKLKSESKPVILVPPPRRSRVDRDTRDANRRLSQPQVDSHLPFVDYSSRRLSQPVFPQVKLDPDITPTADHLPMFPIPGDGITSTTKLEQELRIVPIPAPRRSRDYSPVNKNSNSNIISGSDADDKRGENLGQNQFYHGPVEDTANGHVDSTVRHVSVDSVLSPTKREHASVDSVLSPSKREQSSVQISMKHETEHSEKDCEHLEDIGSPDVKVVPGTPLGGVMLDGEHEPPNKPSPHSKTLELFSDPEASPLPKQSREESVKEGSPNSSCLDTSLGKKTKSRIPVKHSSRAEEKPVENEAFNRTAQSRIPIRRTPGSLAGTSEPSEGSPRSSKIESTDSKLQRLLMKYEKRKLDTKALKQSVYSKESSYKEEKKKQKSLEKLTCSLKEDLDNRNLIITELNANSMEVAQDSQNSDNNRNDENKNVQNGSKNRNRSARVRSLDLSNSHELDSLSRHNSLDNAPSPRPLSQSYDDSSKRSGADTNSGGKNTDASHIPRPPPGMAPRHAVISASFSLEGTRRRRYRPSTTSHQRQSSQDSKPSTEMTE; encoded by the exons ATGCCTTCCACTGTATCAGAGGACCTCCTACAGCCGGGGAGTGTCGTCAAGGACAGATGGAAAGTT ACAAAGAAGATAGGTGGCGGCGGTTTTGGGGAGATCTACGAGGGGCTAGACCTGGTCAGCAAGGAGACCGTCGCCCTCAAGTTAGAGTCGTCCAAGCAACCCAAGCAAGTGCTCAAGATGGAGGTGGCCGTGCTTAAGAAGCTACAAG GTAAAGATCACGTCTGTCGGTTCATCGGATGCGGACGTAACGATCGCTTTAACTATGTGGTCATGACGCTCCAAGCCAAGAACCTGGCAGAACTCCGCCGCAGTCAGCCGCGAGGTGTCTTCTCGACCAGTACCACGCTGCGTCTCGGTCGACAGATACTCGAGGCTATTGAGAGTATACACTCTGTCGGGTTCCTTCACAGAGATGTCAAACCG TCTAACTTTGCCATTGGCCGTCTACCCATCAACGCCAAGAAGGTATACATGCTAGACTTTGGTCTCGCTCGTCAATATACCAACACTGCTGGAGAGGTGCGGGCACCAAGAGCTGCTGCTGGCTTCAGAGGGACTGTCCGATATGCATCAGTCAATGCACATAAAAACAGA GAAATGGGGCGCCACGATGACCTCTGGTCACTCTTCTATATGCTAGTCGAGTTTGTCATCGGGCAACTACCATGGCGGAAGATCAAGGATAAGGAGCAAGTTGGAGTCATGAAGGAGAAATACGACAACTATCTTCTGTTGAAGCACATGCCCTctgaattcaaaacattcctcGATCATATTGCATCGCTGGATTATTTCGATAAGCCGGATTACCAGATGTTACATTCCTTGTTTGATCAGTGTATGAGGCGAAAGGGCATCAGAGATGGTGATCCGTTTGATTGGGAGAAGGGCTGTGGCGACGGCTCGCTGACCACAACTACGACAACAACGCCCCCTGTTGGCACCAGAGAGACTCGTGGTGTGGCTGG GTTGGTGCAAGGTCTCAACACACCAGGAGGTTCACACAGATATGCCACCGACATGAACGTCGATGAAAATCTCAGCGACCAAGGAGATGAACAGCCACCTGATGGCGTGGAGAAGCTTCGCCGTAATGTCCATGACATGATACTCAATTCTCGGCCAGTTGACAGCCTGCTGGCATCACCCAAAAAACTGCCACCACTCCCGGATACTGTGGATGTTGAAGTCGTCGATGCTCCGAGATCATCGCGTTTAGAACCACCTACAAAAGACTTAGTTGATCAGAAAAGTGATAAACCGGTCGACGCAGATGGTTCATCAAAAATTCCGCAGAAACGACAATCACCCATTGGTCATATACGACCGGACTCTCACTTGGTGATGTTAGATAGTCAGTTACGCAATATATTGAAGTCTGTGAGAGAAGACTCGCAACATAGCAACTCAGTTTCTGACCGCCAGAAACATGTCAAGATTCAAGGATTACCGCTGGAGCAAAAAGGTGCAAAGACAGACAGTGGTGCTCCTGATCAAGGCCATGAACAGAACACTGCACGGAGGTCATTATCTCCGCTCGTTAAAAAGGAGACGGTGCGACAGACTGTTGCAGGTAGTCATAGTTTCCCAGAGGGGCTCAAGTCAATCGAGGGCAAAGTGGCGCTGCCTCCTGGTGGGAGCCAGAAGGATGAGTTACCGCTGCACATGCAGCATGAGCTGTTACGGGAGGAGTTGGACGTCAATGGTGCTAATCTTGATAAAGATGGGATGTTTGTGGCACGAGATGATGGGCTAGTGGACTTCATGGGACAGGAGGGTGGGGAGGAAGAGGGAGCAAAGGAATCATTAGCCAAAGAGATTATGAGTCAAGAGGAGGGGGCCGTAGGGGGTTTCAAGGGGGTCAGGATGCGGGAAAATCCGCCACAAGCAGGGGGTGCTGTGAGATTCAGTATTCATTTCGAGGATGACGGGAAGAGTCAGACGAACGCTTTAGGTGATGATTTCATGACGAATGCCTATGTGGATGATAATGCTACACGTGCTGCTCCGTATACTCTTGCCAGTCAGTGGGTGGTCTCATCTGTCAGCTCGGGAGACGAGGAAGAGGATGGCGACAAAACAAGGGATGTTGATAAACTAGAAGATGATCAAGCATCAAAACTAAGTCAGCAGAACAGTAATGAGAAGTTAAAATCCGAGTCAAAACCTGTAATATTAGTTCCACCTCCCCGACGGTCTCGTGTTGACCGGGATACCCGTGATGCTAATCGAAGATTATCCCAACCCCAGGTGGACTCACACTTACCTTTTGTTGACTATAGTTCACgtcgtctctcacaacctgtgttTCCACAAGTGAAATTAGACCCAGACATTACTCCGACAGCTGATCATTTGCCAATGTTTCCTATACCTGGGGACGGGATTACATCCACCACTAAACTTGAGCAGGAGTTGAGGATAGTTCCCATCCCTGCCCCAAGGCGGTCCAGGGATTATTCCCCAGTTAATAAGAACTCGAATTCGAATATCATCAGTGGTTCTGACGCCGATGATAAACGAGGCGAGAATCTTGGTCAGAATCAGTTTTATCATGGTCCTGTTGAAGACACTGCCAATGGTCATGTGGACAGCACTGTGAGGCATGTCTCTGTCGATAGTGTTCTCTCTCCAACCAAGAGAGAACATGCCTCTGTCGATAGCGTCCTCTCTCCATCGAAACGAGAACAAAGTAGTGTGCAAATATCAATGAAACACGAAACAGAACATTCAGAGAAGGATTGCGAACATTTAGAAGACATTGGTTCACCGGATGTTAAAGTTGTACCAGGGACGCCGCTTGGAGGTGTTATGTTAGATGGGGAACATGAACCTCCTAATAAACCTAGTCCGCATTCGAAAACATTAGAACTATTCTCAGATCCGGAGGCGAGTCCTCTACCAAAACAAAGCCGAGAAGAATCAGTGAAGGAGGGGTCACCGAACTCTTCATGTCTTGACACGTCTCTCGGCAAGAAGACAAAGTCGAGGATACCAGTCAAACACTCGTCTAGAGCTGAGGAGAAACCTGTAGAAAATGAGGCATTTAATCGAACGGCACAATCACGGATTCCTATCCGCAGGACTCCAGGATCTCTAGCGGGGACCTCTGAACCGTCAGAAGGCAGCCCGAGGTCGAGTAAGATCGAGAGCACGGACTCCAAGTTACAACGATTACTCATGAAATATGAGAAACGTAAACTCGACACGAAGGCATTAAAACAGAGTGTGTATTCTAAGGAGTCTTCTTATAAGGAGGAGAAAAAGAAGCAAAAAAGTTTAGAAAAGTTGACTTGTTCTTTAAAGGAGGATTTAGATAATCGTAATCTCATCATTACTGAGTTGAATGCCAACTCGATGGAGGTGGCACAAGATTCTCAGAACAGTGATAACAACCGCAATGATGAGAATAAGAATGTGCAGAACGGGTCAAAGAATCGTAATCGTAGCGCTCGGGTACGGAGTCTGGATCTGAGTAATAGTCATGAACTTGATAGCCTTTCTCGCCATAACAGTTTAGATAACGCGCCATCACCGCGGCCGTTGTCGCAGTCATATGATGATAGTTCAAAACGTAGTGGTGCTGATACAAACTCTGGTGGCAAAAATACGGATGCGTCTCATATTCCTCGACCACCACCGGGGATGGCCCCACGACATGCTGTGATTTCTGCAAG TTTTTCTTTGGAGGGTACCAG GCGACGCCGATACCGACCTTCGACGACGTCCCATCAGCGCCAATCTTCCCAGGACTCGAAACCTTCGACTGAGATGACGGAGTGA